From a region of the Flavobacterium sediminilitoris genome:
- a CDS encoding PadR family transcriptional regulator has product MKNSQLYKGSLNTIIMKLLEENGRMYGYEITQKVKEITKGELKITEGALYPALHKLEAEELLTVEVEKVDNRLRKYYKLTEKGTKETINKLSELEEFIKNMQTIVNPKLNY; this is encoded by the coding sequence ATGAAAAACTCTCAACTGTATAAAGGAAGTCTAAATACAATAATAATGAAGCTTCTTGAAGAAAATGGAAGAATGTATGGCTATGAAATTACTCAAAAAGTAAAAGAAATTACAAAAGGTGAATTAAAGATTACTGAAGGTGCTTTATACCCTGCTTTACATAAACTTGAAGCTGAAGAATTGCTCACTGTTGAAGTAGAAAAAGTAGATAATCGTTTACGAAAATATTATAAGTTAACTGAAAAAGGAACTAAAGAGACCATTAATAAGCTTTCTGAATTAGAAGAATTTATAAAAAATATGCAAACTATTGTTAATCCAAAATTGAATTATTAA
- a CDS encoding ferredoxin--NADP reductase — MSTFYKLVIKEIKRETTSCVSILFNVPDELKAFYKFISGQYVTLKLTLDGEEVRRAYSICSSPKSGELRVAIKAVKNGFFSKFANEKLSVGNVIEVGLPEGKFVFEPQADRLRNYAAFAAGSGITPILSIIKSVLEEEPKSTFVLVYGNKTPQDAIFHDELQALHLEYVGRFFVHYVYSQVNVENELFGRIDKSAVNFIINNKHSEKSFNKYYLCGPEEMINTVSAVLKENHVSEKDIKFELFTTSSSENTSASLLEGHSKITVVVDNEETIFEMSQKQTILEATLKQGVDAPYSCQGGVCSSCIARVTKGAAIMKKNSILTDGEIEEGLILTCQAQPTTPDIFVDFDDV; from the coding sequence ATGTCAACATTCTATAAATTAGTTATAAAAGAAATAAAAAGAGAAACCACATCATGTGTTTCTATACTTTTTAATGTGCCAGATGAATTAAAAGCGTTTTATAAATTTATTTCAGGTCAATATGTTACACTTAAGTTAACATTAGATGGGGAAGAAGTGAGAAGGGCTTATTCAATTTGTTCATCTCCAAAAAGTGGAGAATTACGAGTAGCGATTAAAGCTGTAAAGAATGGTTTCTTTTCAAAATTTGCAAATGAGAAGTTGAGTGTAGGAAACGTAATCGAAGTAGGATTACCAGAAGGAAAATTTGTTTTTGAACCTCAGGCCGATAGGTTAAGGAATTATGCTGCATTTGCTGCGGGAAGTGGTATAACACCTATTTTATCTATTATTAAATCAGTTTTAGAAGAAGAACCAAAGAGTACGTTTGTACTAGTTTATGGAAATAAAACACCTCAGGATGCTATTTTTCATGATGAATTACAAGCATTGCATTTAGAATATGTCGGTCGTTTTTTTGTTCATTATGTATACAGTCAAGTTAATGTTGAAAATGAACTTTTTGGTAGAATAGATAAATCAGCGGTTAATTTTATTATAAACAATAAGCATAGCGAAAAGTCTTTTAATAAGTATTACTTATGTGGCCCAGAAGAAATGATAAATACAGTATCTGCTGTTTTAAAAGAAAATCATGTTTCTGAAAAAGATATTAAATTTGAACTGTTTACTACATCATCATCAGAAAATACTTCAGCGTCATTGTTAGAAGGACATTCAAAGATTACGGTTGTTGTAGATAATGAAGAAACTATTTTTGAAATGAGTCAGAAACAAACCATTTTAGAAGCCACATTAAAACAAGGAGTAGATGCTCCATATTCTTGTCAAGGAGGAGTTTGTAGTAGTTGTATTGCAAGAGTAACAAAAGGAGCTGCAATTATGAAGAAAAATTCAATTTTAACCGATGGAGAAATTGAAGAAGGATTAATATTAACTTGTCAAGCTCAACCTACAACACCAGATATTTTTGTAGATTTTGATGATGTATAA
- a CDS encoding winged helix-turn-helix transcriptional regulator translates to MLTSQLRELENDDIINRKVYAEVPPKVEYSLTERGKKLCLIFDPLYEWGVDYIKDIKPDQAYLVNQKKKSETS, encoded by the coding sequence ATGTTAACTAGTCAATTAAGAGAATTAGAGAATGATGATATTATAAACAGAAAAGTTTATGCAGAAGTTCCTCCAAAAGTAGAATATTCGTTAACTGAAAGAGGTAAAAAGTTATGTTTAATATTTGACCCTTTATACGAATGGGGAGTTGATTATATCAAAGATATAAAACCTGATCAGGCTTATTTAGTTAATCAAAAAAAAAAATCTGAGACATCTTAG
- a CDS encoding efflux RND transporter permease subunit: MSTNNTEKEFKLSSWAIENKMSIYVMMALFFILGLSAYYGMPREDFPEIKETKIYISTLYPGNTAEDIERLIIDPLEEELKNVSNVIEILSTSQEDYGIITIEFDEKISVEAAKQKVKDKVDSKKAGEDWPTFNGAKVEPNVFDLNLSEEIPILNINLSGDYPINKLKKYGEHLEDEIEGLTEIKQVDIRGAQEQEVEVAVDIYKMMASKVSFDDVINSIRNGNVTMSAGNLIASGQRRTIRIEGEIEKPIDLDNFVVKTTGGAVYLKDIANVTFKDVDKTTYAREFGKSVVMLDVKKRAGKNMIEASEKIKTIVAEAQENVLPTDLKVTFANDQSSRTLNQVDDLVNNIIFGIILVVGVLMFFLGFRNALFVGFAIPMSMFMSFMILNAFGYTMNTMILFGLIMGLGMLVDNGIVVVENVYRLMDEEGMSRIEAAKKGIGEIALPIIISTATTVAAFVPLGMWPGTMGQFMKYFPITLSVVLGSSLFVAVFFNSVMVSQFMDVNEKILSRKQLIRLSILLGGFGIFILIFGGSMRALGSVMIVTAIMFWLYKYLIKKLTTKFQNSILTRWENGYEKWLRYFLGGKKPYFVVIGMFLMFFIVLFLYFGWSVGSGRTKVEFFPDNTPNQVIVYIEYPQGTDIEKTNIITKDIEKRVYAVMNSDDFIDKENQNFNYLVESAVSQVGEGAGNPQTDGGSSAEMPHKGKITMSMREYKFRDGRSSEDLRLKVQESLKDIYPGVSISVEKDAVGPPAGYPINIEIKGDDYTELIVTAERMKDFLNGKNIPGIDELKVDVNKGKPAMKVMVDREKAGEMGVSAGQVGNQLRRSIFGEKAGIYKKDGDDYDIYVRFNEDNRYNQSAIFNQNITFRDMASGQLKEIPVSTVATQKNTSSFSAIKHRDLNRVVVLYSALSPGFTDAGAVVTQIQSEMSNFDAPKTVKFDFTGQIEEQNKQMAFLMGALFSGLGLIMLILVFQFNSISKPSIIMVAVFLSFIGVFLGLMITGWPFVIMMTMMGIISLAGIVVNNGVVLLDYTQLLLDRKTEELKLPKGAVLDKEHVFNAIVKGGKARLRPVLLTAITTVLGLIPLAIGFNIDFFSLFSEFNPKIYMGGDNVIFWGPLAWTVIFGLVFATFLTLVVVPVLFYLVSLLKIWLHKRKHTQLENI; the protein is encoded by the coding sequence ATGAGTACAAACAATACAGAAAAAGAATTTAAGCTATCATCATGGGCAATTGAAAATAAAATGTCCATTTATGTAATGATGGCATTATTCTTCATCCTTGGTCTTTCAGCTTATTATGGAATGCCAAGAGAAGATTTCCCTGAAATTAAAGAAACTAAAATTTATATTAGCACTCTTTATCCTGGAAATACAGCCGAAGACATTGAACGTCTTATCATAGATCCATTAGAAGAAGAGCTTAAAAACGTTAGTAATGTAATAGAAATTTTATCAACTTCTCAAGAAGATTATGGTATTATTACTATAGAATTCGATGAAAAGATATCGGTTGAAGCTGCAAAACAAAAAGTAAAAGACAAAGTCGATTCTAAAAAGGCAGGTGAAGATTGGCCAACATTTAATGGTGCTAAAGTCGAACCAAATGTTTTCGATTTAAATCTTTCAGAAGAAATTCCGATTCTTAACATCAATCTTTCTGGGGATTATCCTATAAACAAGTTAAAAAAATATGGAGAACATCTAGAAGACGAAATTGAAGGCTTAACCGAAATTAAACAAGTTGATATCCGTGGAGCTCAAGAACAGGAAGTAGAAGTTGCGGTTGATATTTATAAGATGATGGCATCAAAAGTAAGTTTTGATGATGTAATTAATTCTATTCGAAATGGAAATGTAACAATGTCAGCTGGAAATTTAATTGCTAGTGGACAAAGACGTACTATTCGTATTGAAGGTGAAATTGAAAAACCAATTGATTTAGACAATTTTGTTGTAAAAACAACTGGTGGTGCTGTTTACCTAAAGGATATTGCTAATGTGACTTTTAAAGATGTAGACAAAACTACTTACGCAAGAGAATTTGGAAAAAGTGTTGTGATGCTAGACGTTAAAAAACGTGCTGGTAAAAACATGATTGAAGCATCAGAGAAAATTAAAACAATAGTTGCAGAAGCACAAGAAAATGTATTACCAACCGATTTAAAAGTAACATTTGCAAACGATCAATCTTCTCGAACATTAAACCAAGTTGATGATTTAGTTAACAATATCATTTTTGGTATTATACTAGTTGTAGGAGTATTAATGTTCTTCTTAGGATTCAGAAATGCTCTTTTCGTTGGTTTTGCTATTCCAATGTCTATGTTTATGTCATTCATGATTTTAAATGCATTTGGATACACCATGAATACAATGATCCTTTTTGGATTGATTATGGGACTTGGAATGCTTGTTGACAATGGAATTGTGGTAGTAGAAAACGTATATCGATTGATGGACGAAGAAGGGATGAGTCGCATTGAAGCTGCTAAAAAAGGTATTGGTGAAATTGCACTACCTATTATCATCTCAACAGCTACAACTGTTGCGGCCTTTGTACCTCTTGGAATGTGGCCTGGAACAATGGGACAATTCATGAAATATTTCCCAATTACACTTTCAGTAGTGTTAGGTTCATCATTATTTGTTGCTGTTTTCTTCAATTCGGTGATGGTTTCTCAATTTATGGATGTAAATGAAAAAATATTATCTAGAAAGCAACTTATTCGTTTGAGCATTCTTCTAGGTGGATTTGGAATATTTATTCTAATTTTTGGAGGATCAATGCGTGCTTTAGGATCTGTAATGATTGTTACAGCAATTATGTTTTGGCTATATAAATATCTAATTAAAAAATTAACTACTAAGTTCCAAAACTCCATCTTAACACGTTGGGAAAATGGCTATGAAAAATGGTTGCGTTATTTTCTTGGAGGGAAAAAACCTTATTTTGTGGTTATTGGTATGTTTCTTATGTTTTTTATTGTGTTATTCCTTTATTTTGGATGGAGTGTCGGTAGTGGAAGAACTAAAGTAGAATTCTTTCCTGATAACACACCAAATCAAGTAATTGTTTACATAGAGTATCCACAAGGAACAGATATTGAGAAAACAAATATTATTACTAAAGATATTGAGAAACGCGTTTATGCTGTTATGAATTCTGATGATTTCATTGACAAAGAAAATCAAAATTTCAATTACTTAGTTGAATCAGCAGTTTCTCAAGTTGGTGAAGGAGCTGGAAACCCTCAAACTGATGGAGGTTCTTCAGCAGAAATGCCACATAAAGGAAAAATCACCATGTCAATGCGTGAATACAAATTTAGAGATGGTAGAAGTTCTGAAGACTTACGTTTAAAAGTTCAAGAATCATTAAAAGATATTTATCCAGGTGTTTCTATTTCTGTTGAAAAAGATGCTGTTGGTCCACCAGCAGGATACCCAATTAATATAGAAATTAAAGGTGATGATTATACAGAATTAATCGTTACAGCTGAAAGAATGAAAGACTTTCTTAATGGGAAAAATATTCCTGGAATTGACGAATTAAAAGTTGATGTCAATAAAGGAAAACCTGCTATGAAAGTAATGGTTGATAGAGAAAAAGCTGGAGAAATGGGCGTTTCTGCTGGACAAGTTGGAAATCAATTGCGTCGTTCTATTTTTGGAGAAAAAGCCGGAATTTATAAAAAAGATGGAGACGATTATGATATTTATGTTCGTTTCAACGAAGACAATCGCTATAATCAAAGTGCTATTTTTAATCAGAATATCACCTTTAGAGACATGGCTTCTGGACAATTAAAAGAAATTCCCGTTTCAACAGTAGCTACACAGAAAAACACTTCTTCATTTAGTGCTATTAAGCACCGTGATTTAAATCGTGTTGTTGTTTTATATTCTGCTTTATCTCCTGGATTTACAGATGCTGGTGCAGTTGTAACTCAAATTCAATCTGAAATGTCAAACTTCGATGCTCCAAAAACAGTTAAATTTGACTTTACTGGACAAATTGAAGAACAAAATAAACAAATGGCTTTCTTAATGGGTGCCTTATTCTCTGGATTAGGATTAATTATGCTAATCTTAGTATTCCAATTCAACTCTATTTCGAAACCCTCTATCATTATGGTTGCTGTATTTTTAAGTTTCATCGGAGTATTCTTAGGATTAATGATAACAGGTTGGCCATTTGTAATTATGATGACCATGATGGGAATTATATCGCTCGCTGGTATTGTTGTAAACAATGGAGTTGTCCTCCTCGATTATACTCAATTACTATTAGATCGTAAAACTGAAGAATTAAAATTACCTAAAGGAGCTGTTTTAGATAAGGAACATGTTTTTAATGCCATTGTTAAAGGTGGAAAAGCTCGTTTACGTCCTGTACTTTTAACTGCAATCACAACTGTTTTAGGTTTAATTCCTCTTGCTATTGGATTTAATATTGATTTCTTCTCATTATTTAGCGAGTTTAATCCTAAAATATATATGGGTGGTGATAATGTTATTTTCTGGGGACCTTTAGCATGGACTGTAATCTTCGGATTAGTATTTGCTACATTCCTAACATTAGTAGTTGTCCCTGTATTATTCTATTTAGTAAGCTTATTAAAAATTTGGTTACATAAAAGAAAACACACACAATTAGAAAATATATAA
- a CDS encoding efflux RND transporter periplasmic adaptor subunit produces the protein MKKFYISIITLIVLSSCGGDKKNSTESVIEKGDLKQLRTKRTEIVTQADALNKELELIDDAISKLDVNHKLALITTITAKDTIFNHYLELQANVQTKENIVLNAEYGGTLLQVYVTEGQKVTKGQTLAKIDDGGLSQQLSQLEIQANLAKTTFERQQNLWNQKIGSEIQYLQAKSSYEAQSKAVAQMRNQLSKTTIRAPFSGTIDDVISEKGSVVGPGTPIVRIVSLNNMYLEAEVPEKYVSSIKKGSDVIVDFPILGESLDTKISQAGNYINPGNRSFMIQINVPNKNGKIKPNLSGKIKIKDYTNPNSISVPLSIISENAEGEQYLYIAENATKEGDAVAKKIIIKTGKTQGNLIEVLEGVKDGDLIIKEGARSVKDGQKVTIIK, from the coding sequence ATGAAAAAGTTTTATATAAGCATCATCACATTAATAGTCCTTTCTTCTTGTGGTGGAGACAAAAAAAATTCTACAGAATCTGTAATTGAGAAAGGAGATCTAAAACAATTAAGAACAAAGCGTACTGAAATTGTTACTCAAGCAGATGCTTTAAATAAGGAATTAGAACTAATAGATGATGCAATCAGTAAATTAGATGTTAATCATAAATTAGCTTTAATTACAACTATTACAGCAAAAGATACTATTTTCAATCATTATCTTGAATTACAGGCTAATGTTCAAACAAAAGAGAACATAGTTTTAAATGCAGAATATGGTGGAACTTTATTACAAGTTTATGTTACCGAAGGACAAAAAGTTACTAAAGGTCAAACATTAGCTAAAATTGATGATGGTGGTTTAAGTCAACAATTATCTCAATTAGAAATTCAAGCTAATTTAGCTAAAACTACATTTGAAAGACAACAAAACCTATGGAATCAAAAAATTGGCTCTGAAATTCAATACTTACAAGCTAAATCTTCTTATGAAGCACAATCGAAAGCTGTAGCTCAAATGAGAAATCAATTATCAAAAACAACTATTAGAGCTCCTTTTAGCGGAACAATTGATGATGTAATTTCAGAAAAAGGATCTGTTGTTGGACCAGGTACTCCAATTGTAAGAATTGTTAGTCTAAACAATATGTATTTAGAAGCTGAAGTTCCTGAAAAATATGTAAGTAGCATTAAAAAAGGTTCTGATGTAATTGTAGATTTCCCAATTTTAGGAGAGTCATTAGACACTAAAATATCTCAAGCTGGAAACTATATTAATCCAGGAAATAGATCTTTCATGATTCAAATTAATGTTCCAAATAAAAATGGAAAAATAAAGCCTAATTTATCTGGGAAAATAAAAATTAAAGATTATACAAATCCAAATTCTATAAGTGTTCCTTTAAGTATCATTTCTGAAAATGCAGAAGGAGAACAATACTTATACATTGCAGAAAATGCAACTAAAGAAGGAGACGCTGTAGCGAAAAAAATAATTATTAAGACAGGAAAAACACAAGGAAACTTAATTGAAGTTTTAGAAGGTGTTAAAGATGGAGATTTAATTATTAAAGAAGGTGCTAGAAGCGTTAAAGACGGACAAAAAGTAACGATTATAAAATAA
- a CDS encoding TolC family protein produces the protein MKHKIIIIFLLFASLINAQEEKKSYSLSLQEAIEHALQNNYTAINASKDIEIAKKKKWETTTIGLPQLNANINYQNNFVLQKSVVPAEFFGGNPGEFAEVEFGTKHNMTANATLSQLIFDGSYLVGLQSAKVYLEISQNAKEKTDLEIRSIVINSYGNVLLARESAKVLNENKISLEKTLFETNETYKNGLVEEENVEQLQITLSQVNSSLSNANRRAEIALNMLKLVLGIDIQEDLQLTDNLDNLATKNIDLSVLGSDFNVNNTIDYKIGQNKEESNRLLLKLEKSKALPSLSANVNFGYNAFGNEFQFFNQDQKWFNYSNLGVALNIPIFSSLGRTAKTQQAKIAYEQAKTELKETEQTLLLEYQNTKSDYEYSIEQYSFSKENLRLSERIEKKQQVKFKEGLSSSFEYTEAQRQLYSAQQTYLQAMIDVINKKTALDKITNNK, from the coding sequence ATGAAACATAAAATCATTATTATCTTTTTATTGTTTGCGAGCCTTATCAATGCGCAAGAAGAAAAGAAGAGTTATTCTCTTTCTTTACAAGAAGCTATTGAACATGCTTTACAAAACAATTATACTGCAATTAATGCTTCAAAAGATATTGAAATTGCAAAAAAGAAAAAATGGGAAACAACAACTATAGGGTTACCCCAATTAAATGCAAATATTAATTACCAAAACAACTTCGTTTTGCAAAAATCTGTGGTTCCTGCTGAGTTTTTTGGTGGAAATCCTGGTGAATTTGCCGAAGTTGAATTCGGAACAAAACATAATATGACTGCAAATGCAACTTTAAGCCAGTTGATTTTTGATGGTTCTTATTTAGTAGGACTACAATCGGCTAAAGTATATTTAGAAATTTCTCAAAATGCTAAAGAGAAAACAGATTTAGAAATCCGTTCAATTGTAATTAACTCTTATGGAAATGTCCTTCTTGCAAGAGAAAGTGCAAAAGTTTTAAATGAAAATAAAATATCATTAGAAAAAACCTTATTTGAAACAAATGAAACATATAAAAATGGTTTAGTTGAAGAAGAAAATGTAGAGCAACTACAAATTACTTTAAGTCAAGTAAACAGTTCCCTTTCAAATGCAAACAGAAGAGCCGAAATTGCTTTAAATATGTTAAAACTAGTTTTAGGGATTGACATTCAAGAAGACTTACAATTAACAGACAACTTAGACAATTTAGCCACTAAAAACATTGATTTAAGTGTTTTAGGATCAGATTTCAATGTTAACAATACTATTGATTATAAAATAGGTCAAAATAAGGAAGAATCAAATCGTTTATTATTAAAATTAGAAAAAAGTAAAGCATTACCTTCTCTATCTGCAAATGTAAATTTTGGATACAATGCTTTTGGAAACGAATTCCAATTTTTTAATCAAGATCAAAAATGGTTTAATTATTCAAATTTAGGTGTTGCATTAAACATTCCTATTTTTAGTAGCTTAGGACGAACAGCAAAAACGCAACAAGCAAAAATTGCTTACGAACAAGCTAAAACAGAACTAAAAGAAACAGAACAAACTCTACTTTTAGAATATCAAAATACAAAAAGTGATTATGAATATAGCATTGAACAATATTCATTTTCAAAAGAAAACTTACGATTATCTGAAAGAATTGAGAAAAAACAACAAGTAAAATTCAAAGAAGGATTATCAAGCAGTTTTGAATATACAGAAGCTCAACGTCAATTATATTCAGCTCAACAAACCTATCTTCAAGCAATGATAGATGTAATCAACAAAAAAACTGCATTAGATAAAATAACTAACAATAAATAA
- a CDS encoding TetR/AcrR family transcriptional regulator, whose protein sequence is MKEQILSKATEMFVTLGFKSVTMDDIAAELGISKKTIYLHFSTKPELVKHATFSLFETISCGIDSIRAFEKNPIEELFEIKNFVLQHLKDEGTSPIYQLQKYYPKIYITLRSKQFEKMDDCIVYNLQKGISLGLYRKEIMVDAISRFYFAGMTSIKDGELFPNTMFNPKELQNQYLEYHLRGICSPKGIEFLNQLIKTNN, encoded by the coding sequence ATGAAAGAGCAAATTTTATCAAAAGCAACTGAAATGTTCGTAACACTTGGTTTTAAAAGTGTTACAATGGATGATATTGCAGCAGAATTAGGAATTTCAAAGAAAACTATCTATCTGCATTTTTCAACAAAACCAGAACTAGTAAAACATGCCACTTTTAGCCTTTTTGAAACAATTTCATGTGGGATAGACTCCATTAGAGCCTTTGAAAAAAACCCTATTGAAGAACTTTTTGAAATAAAAAACTTTGTTTTACAACATTTAAAAGACGAAGGCACTTCTCCCATATATCAATTACAAAAATATTATCCAAAAATATACATTACACTAAGGAGTAAACAATTTGAAAAAATGGACGATTGTATTGTTTATAATTTACAAAAAGGAATTTCCCTAGGCTTATATAGAAAAGAAATAATGGTAGATGCCATAAGTAGATTTTATTTTGCAGGCATGACTTCCATTAAAGATGGAGAATTATTCCCTAATACAATGTTTAACCCAAAAGAATTACAAAATCAATACTTAGAATATCATTTACGTGGTATTTGTAGTCCAAAAGGAATCGAATTTTTAAATCAATTAATAAAAACCAATAATTAA
- a CDS encoding DUF5686 family protein — MEIFNFEYICNIINSNIIINSINLMRYFTLFVFLFFSTLSISQTRIKAQIIDIDTRVPLAFCKVEYLNKTITADWEGKFNMEITAFDKPLVIAYKGYQTKNVYISRDEELVIIKMTIDLNTYKKVEIYTDNRVNKIVKKVTENKKKNQPEKALKSFQYKNYENLLITANPDSISSKIDTIYKKRLFSKTKIKLDSANYKFKELITKHHLYQTEKINLIQYNKTGYKETVLASRMAGFKNPLYEYLGLKLVSYSVYENPFEILETPLQNPISNYGRRLYNFYLVDSLEIQNRKTYKIFFQPKKLQSSRLRGLFYIDAQTFAIAKAYYRIYGIVNINADYTFEYRKEENLWFPKKRKFTVLKGNNADDIKILGNTIKFNSSLETNPNTNATDQIYLTIESIPFDIELNKEIDFENNGIKIEIDEKGLDKPENYWTKFSKDTLDYRRLNTYKSIDSLSFSKKIERKIFLGKKILNGYYPIKLVDLDLRSLVKYNNFEGFRLGIGGVTNAELSEKYKIAAYGAYGIKDKEFKFGITPSYLIDKKSETWISASYTDDLNEISQINFATDSRRFKIYDPRPINISTFYSNKTTSVFIESNYFAKSDTYFALSKSRIDPKFDYTFINQGISYTKYNITTAQLAFQWNPFSSYMQTPKERIEIEKRHPKFSIQFTQTLPNVLENDFNFTKIDFKTFYEIPFISGHKSSALLQTGIAFGDVPLTHLYSLQPNNLNRDAILQRITFAGKNSFETMYFNEFFSNKYVSLQLKHTFNKIRLGYRINPEFSIVTRMAWGEINKENTHIGLEFNSLEKGFFESGVECNKIFKGFGLTAFFRYGPYQLSNIEDNLSLKISYYIDLGF, encoded by the coding sequence TTGGAGATTTTTAATTTTGAATACATTTGCAATATCATCAATTCAAATATTATTATCAATTCAATTAATTTAATGAGGTATTTTACGCTATTCGTTTTTCTTTTTTTCTCTACATTGTCTATTAGTCAAACCCGAATTAAAGCGCAAATCATAGATATTGACACTAGAGTTCCGCTTGCTTTTTGTAAAGTGGAATATCTAAACAAAACCATTACAGCTGACTGGGAAGGAAAGTTTAATATGGAAATTACAGCTTTTGACAAACCTTTAGTTATTGCTTACAAAGGGTATCAAACGAAAAATGTATATATTTCGAGAGATGAAGAATTAGTAATTATTAAGATGACTATTGATTTAAATACTTATAAAAAAGTAGAAATATATACTGATAATCGAGTTAATAAAATTGTTAAAAAAGTTACTGAAAACAAGAAGAAAAATCAACCAGAAAAAGCTTTAAAAAGTTTTCAATATAAAAATTATGAAAATTTATTAATTACGGCTAATCCTGATTCTATTTCAAGTAAAATTGATACCATTTACAAAAAAAGACTTTTTAGTAAAACTAAAATAAAATTAGATTCTGCAAATTATAAATTTAAAGAGTTGATAACGAAACATCATTTATATCAAACAGAAAAAATAAATTTAATTCAATATAATAAAACAGGATATAAAGAAACAGTTTTAGCTAGTAGAATGGCTGGTTTTAAAAATCCGTTATATGAATATTTGGGCTTAAAATTAGTTTCTTATTCGGTTTATGAGAATCCGTTTGAAATTCTTGAAACACCTCTTCAAAACCCTATCTCAAATTATGGTCGTCGATTATATAATTTTTACCTTGTAGATTCTCTTGAAATACAAAATCGAAAAACATATAAAATATTCTTTCAGCCAAAAAAACTTCAATCAAGTCGATTAAGAGGGTTGTTTTATATAGATGCTCAAACATTTGCTATTGCAAAGGCTTATTATAGGATATATGGTATTGTAAATATAAATGCTGATTATACTTTTGAATATCGAAAAGAAGAGAATCTTTGGTTTCCTAAGAAAAGGAAATTTACTGTTTTAAAAGGTAATAATGCTGACGATATAAAAATCTTAGGAAACACAATAAAATTCAATTCTTCATTAGAAACGAATCCGAATACAAATGCTACGGATCAAATTTATTTAACCATTGAATCTATTCCTTTTGATATTGAATTAAACAAAGAAATAGATTTCGAAAATAATGGAATTAAAATTGAAATTGATGAAAAAGGATTAGATAAACCTGAAAACTATTGGACTAAATTTTCAAAAGATACTTTAGATTATAGAAGATTAAATACTTATAAGTCTATCGATAGTCTTTCTTTTTCGAAAAAAATTGAAAGAAAAATTTTCTTAGGTAAGAAAATATTAAACGGTTATTATCCTATAAAACTTGTGGATTTAGATTTGAGAAGCCTTGTAAAATATAATAATTTTGAAGGTTTTAGGCTTGGAATTGGAGGCGTAACGAATGCTGAATTATCTGAAAAATATAAAATAGCTGCTTATGGAGCTTATGGAATAAAAGATAAAGAATTTAAATTTGGTATAACTCCATCATATTTAATAGATAAGAAAAGTGAAACATGGATAAGTGCATCTTATACAGATGATTTAAATGAGATTTCTCAAATTAATTTTGCTACGGATTCGCGCCGATTTAAAATATATGATCCAAGGCCTATTAATATTTCAACTTTTTACTCAAATAAAACAACATCTGTTTTCATAGAAAGTAATTATTTTGCAAAATCTGATACTTATTTTGCATTGTCAAAAAGTAGAATAGATCCAAAATTTGATTACACTTTCATAAATCAAGGGATATCGTATACAAAATACAATATTACGACAGCTCAACTTGCTTTTCAATGGAATCCATTTAGTAGTTATATGCAAACTCCTAAAGAAAGAATTGAGATTGAAAAAAGGCACCCTAAATTTTCAATTCAATTTACACAAACATTACCAAATGTACTAGAGAATGATTTTAATTTTACCAAAATCGATTTTAAAACATTTTATGAAATTCCTTTTATTTCAGGACATAAAAGTTCTGCCCTTTTGCAAACAGGAATTGCTTTTGGAGATGTTCCTTTAACGCATTTATATAGTTTACAGCCTAATAATCTTAACAGAGACGCTATATTACAAAGGATAACATTTGCTGGTAAGAACAGTTTTGAGACGATGTATTTCAATGAATTCTTTTCAAACAAATACGTTTCATTACAACTAAAACACACTTTTAATAAAATTAGACTTGGATACCGAATAAATCCAGAATTTTCAATAGTTACTCGTATGGCTTGGGGAGAAATAAATAAAGAAAATACGCACATAGGATTAGAATTCAATTCTTTAGAAAAAGGATTCTTTGAAAGTGGAGTAGAGTGTAATAAAATTTTTAAAGGTTTTGGACTTACCGCATTTTTTAGATATGGTCCATATCAGTTATCAAATATCGAAGACAATTTATCGTTAAAAATATCATATTATATAGATCTTGGGTTTTAA